In the Muricauda sp. MAR_2010_75 genome, one interval contains:
- a CDS encoding glycosyl hydrolase, with protein sequence MKIKLLLLCAILLAIAPSHAQRRKNKSETSTRIVNDSLFPGIKWRNIGPFRGGRSVTSTGVVGQLHTYYMGTTGGGIWKTTDDGLNWNNISDGQLKTGTVGDIAVSESNPNLVLVGMGEHPARGVMTSMGDGVYKSTDAGKTWKHIGLDETRHISDVIIDPTNPNILFVAAQGAQYGPSEQRGIYRSTNGGETWEQVLFVDENTGASSLSMDMNNPLILYAAMWQHRRYPWTMESGGASSGLYKSTDGGTTWKKLEKGLPKEFGKSGISVSRANSDVVYAVLEAEGEKGGVYKSVDAGKTWQQTSKDRINIARSWYYMEIFADTQDENIVYVLNAPVTKSIDGGKTFTPVPTPHGDNHDLWIHPENNQVMINSNDGGSNISNNGGKSWSTQQNQATSQFYRVITDNLVPYNVYGGQQDNSAIGIASRTNDDGIDWKDWYDVAGCESAYLAFDPDNPEVVYGGCYQGIIEKWVRASRELKPIKEYPELGLSKVPKEFKFRYNWNAPIISSPHDHNTIYHAGNVVFKTQDGGISWEVVSPDLTRNDKSKQGPGGGPYTNEAAGGENYNTLMYLVESPHERGVLYAGSDDGLVHITKDGGENWENITPPNLQESIINSIEVSPHDPATAYMVAMRYKFMDLTPYVFKTSDYGQTWTKITNGIEGKHTFPRVVREDKKQKGLLYAGTETGLYVSLNDGQLWQPLQLNLPIVPINDLVIYDNDLVAATAGRSFWILDDLGAIQSSLTQERTFSIVTPKDTYRIFGGSSDKPVPGLGQNPKSGVTFDYYLPKKLDSTELKLEVLSGGKVIKTITNQKPEDFKTWPGGPPKPDVLPSKKGYNRFTWDFTKDAIPSVDQVFVYGDYAGSRVAPGTYTLRLSMEGETVETNAVVLANPSIEASPADYAEQQSVLTTIEATLKGMHQAVNQMRGAKTQLKQYENLLKDREDAKELLKNGKKLLERITTWEEKLIQPQQKTFQDVINFKNQLNAEFMHLKGFVDVADPKVTDGAKERLKDLLAQWKTYEDEKNAIVGSGMEEYNQMFKSLEIPAIILTDE encoded by the coding sequence GTGAAAATCAAACTACTACTTCTATGTGCCATTTTATTGGCCATTGCTCCCTCACATGCCCAAAGGCGAAAAAACAAATCCGAAACCTCTACAAGAATCGTCAATGACTCCCTATTTCCAGGGATAAAATGGCGAAACATCGGTCCCTTTCGTGGAGGGCGAAGCGTCACTTCCACCGGAGTTGTGGGTCAGCTCCATACCTATTACATGGGGACCACCGGAGGTGGCATCTGGAAAACCACGGATGACGGACTCAATTGGAACAATATTTCAGATGGACAGCTGAAAACCGGAACGGTTGGGGATATCGCTGTATCAGAAAGCAACCCTAATTTGGTGTTGGTCGGTATGGGAGAACACCCTGCCCGTGGCGTTATGACCAGTATGGGAGATGGCGTTTACAAATCTACCGATGCTGGAAAAACATGGAAACACATTGGGTTGGATGAAACTCGTCATATTTCGGATGTTATCATAGACCCCACCAACCCCAATATTTTATTTGTTGCTGCCCAAGGTGCCCAATACGGTCCATCGGAACAACGCGGTATTTATCGGTCCACCAACGGTGGAGAAACATGGGAGCAAGTACTTTTTGTGGATGAAAACACTGGAGCTTCCTCCCTTTCCATGGATATGAACAACCCTTTGATTCTTTATGCGGCTATGTGGCAACACCGAAGATATCCTTGGACCATGGAATCCGGTGGTGCTTCCTCCGGTCTGTACAAATCCACCGATGGTGGTACAACGTGGAAAAAACTGGAGAAGGGGCTTCCCAAGGAATTCGGCAAATCGGGAATTTCTGTCTCAAGAGCCAATTCCGATGTGGTTTACGCTGTACTTGAAGCGGAAGGTGAAAAAGGCGGCGTCTACAAAAGTGTTGATGCTGGTAAAACTTGGCAACAAACGAGCAAAGACCGCATCAATATTGCACGTTCTTGGTATTACATGGAAATCTTTGCCGACACCCAAGACGAAAATATCGTTTACGTACTTAACGCCCCTGTGACCAAGTCCATAGATGGCGGTAAGACCTTCACCCCTGTTCCAACGCCGCACGGTGATAACCACGATTTGTGGATACATCCAGAAAACAACCAAGTAATGATCAACTCCAACGACGGTGGGTCCAACATTTCCAATAACGGTGGCAAAAGTTGGAGTACACAACAAAATCAGGCTACATCACAGTTTTATCGGGTAATCACGGATAATTTGGTGCCCTATAATGTGTACGGGGGTCAACAGGACAACTCAGCCATCGGCATTGCCAGTAGAACCAATGATGATGGCATCGACTGGAAAGATTGGTACGATGTTGCAGGTTGTGAAAGTGCTTATTTGGCCTTTGACCCAGACAATCCCGAAGTGGTGTATGGCGGTTGTTACCAAGGCATCATTGAAAAATGGGTGAGAGCTTCCCGTGAGCTAAAACCCATTAAGGAATACCCTGAGCTAGGCCTGAGCAAGGTGCCAAAAGAATTTAAATTCCGGTACAATTGGAACGCGCCCATCATCAGTTCGCCACATGACCACAATACCATTTACCACGCCGGAAATGTGGTCTTCAAAACTCAAGATGGTGGTATTAGCTGGGAGGTGGTCAGTCCAGATTTAACCCGAAATGATAAAAGCAAACAAGGCCCTGGAGGTGGTCCCTACACCAATGAAGCCGCAGGAGGCGAAAACTACAATACGCTCATGTATTTGGTGGAATCTCCACATGAAAGGGGTGTGCTCTATGCAGGTTCAGATGACGGATTGGTGCATATCACCAAAGATGGTGGCGAAAATTGGGAAAATATTACGCCGCCCAATCTTCAAGAAAGTATTATCAATAGTATTGAGGTTTCCCCACATGACCCTGCCACAGCCTATATGGTGGCTATGCGGTACAAGTTCATGGATTTGACCCCTTATGTTTTCAAAACTTCGGATTATGGCCAAACGTGGACCAAAATCACTAATGGTATTGAAGGAAAACACACTTTTCCAAGAGTTGTTCGGGAGGACAAAAAACAAAAAGGATTGCTTTATGCCGGTACAGAAACTGGATTGTATGTTTCCTTAAATGATGGACAATTATGGCAACCTCTACAGTTGAATCTTCCCATTGTCCCCATTAATGATTTGGTCATTTACGACAATGATCTTGTGGCGGCCACTGCGGGACGCTCTTTTTGGATTTTGGATGATTTGGGTGCCATTCAGAGTAGCCTTACACAAGAGCGAACTTTCAGTATCGTTACCCCAAAAGACACCTACCGAATTTTTGGAGGTAGTTCCGATAAACCTGTTCCGGGATTGGGTCAAAACCCAAAATCTGGAGTTACGTTTGACTATTATTTACCTAAAAAATTGGATTCCACAGAACTGAAACTGGAAGTACTTTCAGGAGGAAAAGTCATTAAAACCATTACCAATCAAAAGCCAGAAGACTTCAAGACTTGGCCTGGCGGACCTCCAAAACCTGATGTTTTGCCTTCCAAAAAAGGATACAACCGATTTACGTGGGACTTTACAAAAGATGCCATCCCTTCGGTAGACCAAGTGTTTGTGTATGGAGATTATGCAGGTTCTCGAGTGGCTCCAGGCACATACACACTTCGCCTTTCTATGGAGGGTGAAACTGTGGAGACCAATGCCGTTGTTTTGGCAAATCCCAGCATAGAAGCAAGTCCTGCCGACTACGCAGAGCAGCAATCCGTATTGACAACGATTGAAGCAACCTTAAAGGGCATGCACCAGGCTGTAAACCAAATGCGCGGTGCCAAGACCCAGTTAAAACAGTATGAAAATTTGCTCAAAGACCGTGAAGACGCCAAGGAATTGCTGAAAAACGGCAAAAAATTACTGGAGCGCATCACTACGTGGGAAGAAAAGCTGATTCAGCCCCAGCAAAAGACCTTTCAGGACGTCATCAATTTCAAGAACCAGCTCAATGCGGAATTCATGCATTTAAAAGGGTTTGTGGATGTGGCGGACCCCAAGGTGACCGACGGTGCCAAAGAGCGGCTTAAAGACCTATTGGCCCAATGGAAAACCTATGAAGATGAAAAGAATGCCATAGTGGGCAGTGGTATGGAGGAGTACAACCAAATGTTCAAGTCCTTGGAAATTCCAGCTATAATATTAACCGATGAGTAA
- a CDS encoding DUF6265 family protein, which produces MRTILIILLFQVGMISAQETLQLSEGQTSPNATLEDVSWISGHWQGEAFGGLAEEIWSEPMGGSMMFVFRLVADNQVSFYEVGHIQEVDNSIILQLKHFDKNLRGWEEKNETVDFRLVKIEKNKAYFEGFTIEKVSEDQLNMWVLIESKDSSEEVLFAYKRVK; this is translated from the coding sequence ATGAGAACAATACTGATCATTTTGCTGTTTCAGGTAGGAATGATTTCCGCACAAGAAACCTTGCAGTTGTCCGAAGGACAAACTTCACCCAATGCCACATTGGAAGATGTTTCCTGGATTTCAGGACATTGGCAAGGTGAGGCTTTTGGCGGTCTGGCCGAAGAAATTTGGAGTGAACCCATGGGCGGTTCCATGATGTTCGTCTTCCGGTTGGTGGCCGATAATCAAGTTTCTTTTTATGAAGTAGGACATATTCAAGAGGTGGACAATTCCATCATCTTGCAACTGAAGCATTTTGACAAGAATTTGAGAGGCTGGGAGGAGAAAAATGAAACTGTGGATTTCCGATTGGTGAAAATCGAAAAGAACAAAGCCTATTTTGAGGGTTTCACCATAGAGAAAGTGAGCGAGGACCAACTAAACATGTGGGTTCTTATTGAATCAAAAGATTCATCCGAAGAAGTACTTTTTGCGTATAAACGGGTCAAGTAA
- a CDS encoding SIMPL domain-containing protein: MKKVIIPIITLLFSTALFAQSKSFLDVPYLETSAQVDTLVTPDKIYLNITIQEKDSKGRVSVEEQENKMAQRLKALGIDLDKQLVIKDLSSNFEKYFLRGKEVLKSKQYSLLVYSGKQAAEVMVALEQLDIANAFLEKTEYSKMDELELELKARAVKKAKQKADALTKPLGQKVGLAIHIMDNSQPYYPRYNQAPMMEMKAVSADMGQAQPLDIDFEKIKVETTVNVKFALSN; encoded by the coding sequence ATGAAAAAAGTAATCATTCCTATAATCACGCTTCTATTTTCAACGGCCCTATTTGCACAATCCAAAAGCTTTTTGGATGTTCCCTATCTGGAAACTTCCGCGCAAGTGGACACCTTGGTAACCCCCGATAAAATCTACCTCAACATCACCATTCAGGAAAAGGATTCCAAGGGACGTGTTTCTGTTGAGGAACAAGAAAACAAGATGGCACAACGGCTAAAAGCTTTGGGAATCGATTTGGATAAACAATTGGTGATAAAGGACCTCAGCAGCAATTTTGAAAAGTATTTTCTACGCGGAAAAGAAGTGCTCAAGAGCAAACAATACTCCCTTTTGGTCTATAGCGGAAAGCAGGCCGCCGAGGTCATGGTCGCCCTGGAACAATTGGATATTGCCAATGCCTTTTTGGAAAAAACCGAATATTCCAAAATGGATGAATTGGAACTGGAGTTGAAAGCGAGAGCCGTGAAAAAAGCCAAACAAAAAGCGGACGCCCTTACCAAACCGCTTGGACAGAAGGTAGGTTTGGCCATTCATATTATGGACAACTCACAGCCGTATTACCCGAGATACAATCAAGCTCCTATGATGGAAATGAAAGCGGTTTCTGCGGATATGGGCCAAGCTCAACCGTTGGACATTGATTTTGAAAAAATCAAGGTGGAGACCACGGTCAATGTAAAGTTTGCGTTGTCCAATTAA
- a CDS encoding glycerate kinase yields MKFVLAPDKYKGSLTGHEFCDAVESGIKKVFPQAEILKRPLADGGDGTIEVVAHYLNAHSVSLEVTDPLFRKIKTDYLLSNDKKTAFIEMSEASGYKLLTKAEMNCMHTTSLGTGEMIVDALEKGAQNIVLGIGGSATNDGGMGMATALGYEFLDANGESLEPVGKNLSRVQEIRSENVHKKLNGVNIQVACDVNNPLYGENGAAKIYGPQKGASPEEVEQLDKGLEHFAQVLQSTFGIDVQQIPGAGAAGGMGTGAVVFLKAKLVSGVDLVMQLANFDEALTDTDWIITGEGQLDGQTFSGKTIAGVIQSAKMKGVPIAAFCGSVNVTIEEMQKMGLDYAVSILNQVGNLDEAKAKSFKNLELASYNFARVLKQSKA; encoded by the coding sequence ATGAAATTTGTTTTGGCTCCAGATAAGTATAAGGGTTCGTTGACCGGACATGAGTTCTGCGACGCGGTGGAAAGCGGTATCAAAAAGGTCTTTCCCCAAGCGGAAATACTAAAAAGACCCTTGGCCGATGGTGGTGATGGTACTATTGAGGTGGTGGCCCATTATCTCAATGCCCATTCCGTTTCTTTGGAGGTCACAGACCCCTTGTTCCGAAAAATAAAAACCGATTATCTGCTTTCCAATGACAAGAAAACGGCCTTTATTGAAATGTCAGAGGCCTCGGGATATAAATTATTGACCAAGGCAGAAATGAACTGTATGCACACCACCTCTTTGGGAACGGGAGAAATGATAGTGGACGCTTTGGAAAAGGGTGCCCAAAACATTGTTCTTGGAATTGGAGGAAGCGCCACCAACGATGGGGGTATGGGCATGGCAACGGCTTTGGGCTACGAGTTTTTGGATGCGAATGGGGAAAGCTTGGAACCTGTGGGAAAGAATTTGTCTCGCGTGCAAGAAATCCGAAGTGAAAATGTGCATAAAAAACTGAATGGAGTGAATATTCAGGTGGCCTGTGATGTCAACAATCCATTGTACGGGGAAAATGGCGCAGCCAAAATATATGGTCCCCAAAAAGGAGCTTCCCCCGAGGAAGTGGAACAACTGGATAAAGGTTTGGAACATTTCGCTCAGGTTCTTCAATCCACATTTGGGATTGATGTGCAACAAATTCCGGGTGCCGGAGCCGCGGGTGGCATGGGTACCGGAGCAGTGGTTTTTTTAAAAGCCAAATTGGTCTCTGGTGTGGATTTGGTGATGCAATTGGCCAATTTTGATGAAGCTTTAACCGATACGGATTGGATCATTACCGGCGAAGGGCAACTGGATGGGCAAACCTTTTCTGGAAAAACAATTGCAGGAGTCATTCAATCAGCAAAAATGAAAGGAGTTCCCATAGCGGCGTTTTGTGGTTCGGTAAATGTGACTATTGAAGAAATGCAAAAAATGGGCTTGGATTATGCCGTTTCTATCTTAAATCAAGTAGGAAATTTGGACGAAGCCAAGGCGAAAAGTTTCAAAAATTTGGAACTGGCCAGTTATAATTTTGCCCGTGTGTTGAAGCAAAGCAAAGCTTGA
- a CDS encoding GNAT family N-acetyltransferase, translated as MKPWLLPITLEGELVRLEPMQKSHKVDLVFAASDGKLWELWYTTVPSPPNMNSYMDTALLEQQTGHSLPFTVIDKKTNKIIGSTRYMNSDSKNRRVEIGSTWYAQRAQRTGINTECKYLLLKYAFETLNCIAVEFRTHYHNFPSRNAILRLGAKQDGILRNHRIDEQQNLRDTVVFSILDSEWKTVKTALQFKMKRGASK; from the coding sequence ATGAAACCTTGGCTACTTCCTATTACCCTTGAAGGGGAGCTAGTGCGGCTTGAGCCCATGCAGAAATCACATAAAGTGGACTTGGTCTTTGCCGCTTCCGATGGTAAACTTTGGGAATTGTGGTACACCACAGTTCCTTCACCGCCAAATATGAATTCCTATATGGACACGGCCCTTTTGGAACAGCAAACTGGCCATTCTTTGCCCTTTACGGTGATTGACAAAAAAACCAATAAAATTATTGGCAGTACACGTTACATGAATTCGGACTCCAAAAACAGAAGGGTGGAAATTGGGTCGACTTGGTATGCACAACGCGCACAGCGCACAGGTATCAATACCGAATGCAAATACCTTTTGCTGAAGTATGCCTTTGAAACTCTAAACTGTATTGCGGTTGAGTTTAGAACCCATTACCACAACTTCCCCTCCAGAAATGCCATATTACGGCTAGGGGCCAAACAGGATGGAATTCTTAGAAATCATCGGATTGATGAACAACAAAATCTTCGAGACACGGTGGTTTTTTCCATTTTGGACAGTGAATGGAAAACGGTGAAAACCGCCTTGCAGTTTAAAATGAAACGGGGAGCATCTAAATAA
- a CDS encoding Dps family protein, producing MEAVKAKNKTFKKIGFTYLETAEIVVALNTVLANYQVFYNKLRNFHWNVEGPDFYELHEEFENEYNTVKENIDVVAERIRVFGVQSNFSLKRTLELSKIKEQEKNLSALEMVREVLKDYEIIHDSLLDGVNASLDTGDVATEKMLTDFITELEKKHWMFTSYLK from the coding sequence ATGGAAGCTGTAAAAGCAAAAAATAAAACATTTAAAAAAATTGGATTTACCTATTTGGAAACCGCAGAAATCGTGGTGGCCCTGAACACCGTATTGGCCAATTATCAGGTTTTCTACAACAAGCTCAGAAACTTTCATTGGAATGTAGAAGGCCCGGACTTTTATGAGCTTCACGAGGAATTTGAAAATGAATACAATACCGTGAAGGAAAATATTGATGTTGTGGCTGAACGAATCCGTGTTTTTGGGGTTCAGAGCAATTTCTCGCTAAAGAGAACATTGGAACTTTCAAAAATCAAGGAACAGGAAAAGAATTTGTCTGCCCTGGAAATGGTACGAGAGGTACTTAAGGATTATGAAATTATCCACGACAGTCTACTGGACGGAGTAAATGCCTCATTGGACACCGGTGATGTGGCCACTGAAAAAATGCTGACCGATTTCATTACCGAACTCGAAAAAAAACATTGGATGTTCACCTCCTATCTAAAATAG
- a CDS encoding LytTR family DNA-binding domain-containing protein, with translation MKTKNFLGILTIIATLLAVLIHWREYSSRDQIPLWSVFAWQLVIWMAWVLGFYLLKSVSKKTLSKKYGKWIGFFVGLVWIACHFGWFFTISANFSPYLDFPESRFGVYRYFFIFWTLIDFGLLWFVIDKLWSRQEPRDEPENPILLELTRGGKTYFVEPQQIHSLTSENYYTKISTTLGDFVMRKPLKEFHHILPAKMFRKIHRSTIVNVNYVSELAGNTSQGYELILKDGSAHKVSRSFSKEILHFFKERTH, from the coding sequence ATGAAAACCAAGAACTTTTTAGGAATACTCACAATCATTGCCACCCTTCTTGCCGTGTTGATCCATTGGCGGGAATATTCCTCCCGGGATCAGATACCCCTCTGGTCCGTTTTTGCATGGCAATTGGTCATTTGGATGGCGTGGGTGCTTGGGTTTTACCTATTGAAGAGCGTAAGCAAGAAGACACTTTCCAAAAAGTATGGCAAATGGATTGGGTTTTTTGTAGGGCTAGTGTGGATTGCCTGCCATTTTGGATGGTTTTTTACGATCAGCGCAAACTTTAGCCCCTATCTGGATTTTCCCGAATCTCGATTTGGGGTTTATCGCTATTTCTTTATTTTTTGGACACTGATAGATTTTGGATTGCTTTGGTTTGTGATCGATAAATTATGGTCAAGACAGGAGCCTAGGGATGAGCCTGAAAATCCTATTTTGTTGGAGCTCACCCGAGGCGGCAAGACGTATTTTGTTGAACCCCAGCAGATACATTCCCTGACTTCGGAAAACTATTACACTAAAATCTCTACTACTTTAGGTGATTTTGTGATGCGAAAGCCGCTCAAGGAATTCCACCACATTCTGCCCGCCAAAATGTTCCGAAAAATTCATCGGTCCACCATTGTCAATGTCAATTATGTTTCTGAATTGGCGGGCAATACATCCCAAGGGTACGAACTGATTTTAAAGGATGGCAGTGCCCACAAAGTAAGTCGTAGCTTCTCAAAGGAGATTTTACATTTTTTCAAGGAACGGACGCACTAG
- a CDS encoding CRTAC1 family protein, which produces MKYALLFLLLMCTFCISTAQEVQFKKLHLEGLPQGSRGVSIADLDGNGYLDLVIANQVDSTQLLGNTIYLNQGNQFSGKAISDNNIQAWSESVHTVDVDNDHDLDIFFTTQFGTQNLLYLNDGEGSFTPMEAGDLTNDITNSPGACWCDFDLDGDMDVFVVNRDGEPDNLYVNTGKGMFTRLSKGPWLSNKGDGRSCAWGDINGDGIWDLYVANFVVKDQQGQVTQKHRNYLYLGTAQGGFVEETNGVHVEEENATYGISLVDYDYDGDLDVYVSNVSVSDENALYENSGKGQFTKSNKEMAYEIHRPSKGQTWGDFNNDGWLDLYVANGTEGYPEIQNFLFLGRKDFSMQRVYNTLPAIEGHISAGTVSGDLDRDGDLDLYVCNWGGEAEHNDCYINLNPIKNWVVFQLHGEESNTYGIGSWAKLTLDDGTVLTRYFIRETGYGSENASEIHFGLDDSKIQKIQIEWPSGIQQTATNLEANHIYEVVEGKEIKKRNHE; this is translated from the coding sequence ATGAAATACGCACTGCTGTTTTTATTACTGATGTGTACATTTTGTATATCCACTGCCCAAGAGGTGCAATTCAAGAAATTGCACCTGGAGGGTCTTCCGCAAGGCTCAAGAGGAGTGTCCATTGCCGATTTGGATGGGAATGGTTATCTGGATTTGGTCATTGCCAATCAAGTGGATTCTACCCAACTTTTGGGCAATACCATTTATCTCAATCAAGGAAATCAGTTTAGTGGAAAAGCTATTTCAGACAACAATATTCAGGCTTGGAGCGAATCTGTCCACACTGTGGATGTGGATAATGACCACGACCTGGATATCTTTTTTACAACACAGTTTGGGACTCAAAACCTCCTGTATCTGAATGATGGAGAGGGCAGTTTCACACCAATGGAAGCTGGGGACTTAACCAACGATATAACCAATTCTCCCGGAGCGTGCTGGTGCGATTTTGATTTGGATGGCGATATGGATGTGTTCGTGGTGAATCGTGATGGCGAACCCGATAATTTATATGTCAATACTGGGAAAGGCATGTTCACCCGACTGTCCAAAGGGCCATGGCTCTCTAATAAAGGTGATGGACGGTCATGTGCTTGGGGAGATATCAATGGAGATGGGATATGGGACCTTTATGTGGCCAATTTTGTGGTGAAGGACCAACAAGGCCAAGTGACTCAAAAACATAGAAACTATCTCTATTTGGGAACAGCACAAGGTGGATTTGTGGAGGAAACCAATGGCGTGCACGTTGAAGAGGAGAACGCCACTTATGGCATTTCGTTGGTGGATTATGATTATGATGGTGATTTGGATGTCTATGTCTCCAATGTTTCTGTATCCGATGAGAATGCACTCTATGAAAATTCAGGAAAGGGGCAGTTTACAAAATCAAATAAAGAAATGGCCTATGAAATCCATCGTCCATCAAAGGGGCAGACATGGGGTGATTTTAATAATGATGGTTGGTTAGACCTCTATGTGGCCAATGGTACGGAAGGTTATCCAGAGATTCAGAATTTCCTCTTTTTGGGTAGAAAGGATTTTTCCATGCAACGCGTATATAACACATTGCCCGCCATTGAAGGCCATATTTCGGCGGGAACAGTTTCGGGAGATTTGGATAGGGATGGTGATTTGGACCTCTATGTATGCAATTGGGGAGGGGAGGCAGAACACAACGATTGCTACATCAACCTTAATCCAATAAAAAATTGGGTTGTCTTCCAATTGCATGGAGAAGAATCAAATACCTACGGCATTGGAAGTTGGGCCAAACTAACTTTGGATGATGGAACAGTCTTGACACGCTATTTCATTCGCGAAACGGGTTATGGTAGTGAAAACGCATCTGAGATTCATTTTGGCCTGGATGATTCGAAAATCCAAAAAATCCAGATTGAGTGGCCTTCAGGTATACAACAAACGGCAACAAATTTGGAAGCCAATCACATTTATGAAGTTGTCGAAGGGAAAGAAATCAAAAAACGAAATCATGAATAA